In Helicobacter ibis, a genomic segment contains:
- a CDS encoding DEAD/DEAH box helicase, with protein sequence MRVTKTLANEQIFDKCVKIYENLNDNNNEAEAKEKLLYLLNEIQDKALYPPILNHLIRQFGLYPYMNQATSILTDRFLLECFKTDIGESEPMVLHREQSRVLKRLLSNESLILSAPTSFGKSFIIDALIAMKKPKNILIIVPTISLLDEARRRLIRKFYNYNIITTTQQTNLRNNNIFIFSPERAVEYFPFINKENIKLDFFIVDEFYKISKEYENERFAPLQNAILKYTGISNQRYYICPNIDKIKNENSILCKGMEFECLNFNTVFIHINKCYKDEDFKKEEKILEIIKKDEKTLVYTQSQSNIKKVCEILVENAIIENSNALLENFAKWLSKHYGEHYLNDTLKISVGIHHGKLHRCLSQLQVRLFEEKDLLKTIVSTSSLIEGVNIPAKNLILWDKKMEQKI encoded by the coding sequence TTGAGAGTTACAAAAACGCTAGCTAACGAACAAATTTTTGATAAATGTGTAAAGATATATGAAAATCTAAATGATAACAACAATGAAGCAGAAGCTAAGGAAAAGCTTTTGTATTTACTTAATGAAATTCAAGATAAAGCTTTATATCCGCCTATACTAAATCATCTTATCAGACAATTTGGATTATATCCTTATATGAATCAAGCCACTTCAATTTTAACAGATAGATTCTTGCTAGAATGCTTTAAAACAGATATTGGAGAAAGTGAACCAATGGTTTTACATAGAGAGCAATCAAGGGTTTTAAAAAGACTTCTAAGTAATGAAAGCCTTATTCTTTCTGCTCCAACAAGTTTTGGCAAAAGCTTCATTATCGATGCCCTAATAGCCATGAAAAAACCAAAAAATATATTAATTATTGTCCCTACTATTTCTTTATTGGATGAAGCTAGAAGAAGACTAATAAGGAAATTTTATAACTATAACATAATCACAACTACCCAGCAAACCAATTTAAGAAATAACAATATCTTTATTTTTTCTCCAGAAAGAGCAGTTGAATATTTTCCATTTATTAACAAAGAAAATATAAAGCTTGATTTTTTTATTGTTGATGAGTTTTATAAAATATCAAAGGAATACGAAAATGAAAGATTTGCTCCATTGCAAAATGCCATTTTAAAATATACAGGTATTTCTAATCAAAGATATTATATTTGCCCTAATATAGATAAGATAAAAAATGAAAATAGTATTCTTTGCAAAGGAATGGAATTTGAATGCCTTAACTTCAACACTGTTTTTATTCATATTAATAAATGCTATAAGGATGAGGACTTTAAAAAAGAAGAAAAAATTCTAGAGATAATAAAAAAAGATGAAAAAACTCTAGTTTATACCCAAAGTCAAAGCAATATAAAGAAAGTTTGCGAAATCTTGGTGGAAAACGCCATTATAGAAAATTCAAATGCTTTATTGGAAAATTTTGCAAAATGGTTATCAAAACATTATGGAGAACACTACCTTAATGATACACTAAAAATTAGCGTGGGAATACATCATGGAAAGCTTCATAGATGTCTATCACAATTGCAAGTAAGATTATTTGAAGAAAAAGATTTACTAAAAACCATTGTTTCTACATCTTCTTTAATAGAGGGGGTTAATATTCCAGCAAAAAATCTTATTTTATGGGATAAAAAAATGGAACAAAAAATATAA
- a CDS encoding glycoside hydrolase family protein, translated as MKETIEKIIEHTAISEGFVEHVYKCPAGYDTIGYGRNIEANPLSEDEKKMLENGKVSKEVAKEWLRSELERCYKQLDSNFAWFKSLDTARKGALCDMVYNLGFRGFCTFKNTIKAIEARNWNKVAQGLESSKWYRQVGVRSRKIVEIIKSGEIK; from the coding sequence ATGAAAGAAACAATAGAAAAAATAATAGAGCATACAGCAATAAGCGAAGGGTTTGTCGAGCATGTGTATAAATGCCCTGCTGGATATGATACGATAGGATATGGTAGGAACATAGAAGCAAACCCACTAAGCGAAGATGAAAAGAAAATGCTAGAGAACGGCAAAGTAAGTAAGGAAGTAGCAAAAGAGTGGCTAAGAAGTGAGCTAGAGAGATGTTATAAGCAGTTAGATTCTAATTTTGCTTGGTTTAAGAGCTTAGATACTGCAAGAAAAGGTGCATTATGTGATATGGTGTATAATCTAGGCTTTAGAGGGTTTTGCACTTTTAAAAACACAATTAAAGCAATAGAAGCTAGAAACTGGAATAAAGTAGCACAAGGGCTAGAGAGTAGCAAATGGTATAGACAAGTAGGCGTTAGAAGCAGAAAAATAGTAGAAATAATTAAAAGTGGAGAGATAAAATGA
- a CDS encoding HamA C-terminal domain-containing protein produces MEKEMINTYVKNPDNDNFVMILDETLCHQYHHFLLSISNQFESKKWKMKNFRNFIITNLKECALTEQERQSLAGKEGEILDKAISKLKIDYKSGEIGEIFLHGIMREYYNALPIVPKIFHKQNRNMEVFGFDSVHLTIENQECHLWLGESKLYDNLNGAITNVIKSIKDNLSDEIILNEARIIANPHELDNLAEHHNIQTSTLTSFKQIINGNIKLDRLKGILHVPISIIYDCDHTKSIEEITDDYKTMIKNFHKKKGNKISEEIKKLSNEIAYIDRIKFHIILFPVPDKKEIVSKINQIFESYKNAS; encoded by the coding sequence ATGGAAAAAGAAATGATAAATACTTATGTAAAAAATCCTGACAATGATAATTTTGTTATGATTTTGGATGAAACTCTATGTCATCAATATCATCATTTTTTACTATCTATTTCAAATCAATTTGAAAGCAAAAAATGGAAAATGAAAAATTTTAGAAATTTTATTATTACTAATTTAAAAGAATGTGCTCTAACAGAACAAGAAAGGCAAAGTTTAGCAGGCAAAGAAGGCGAAATTTTAGATAAAGCTATCTCAAAACTAAAAATAGATTACAAAAGTGGAGAGATAGGAGAAATTTTCCTCCATGGTATTATGAGGGAATATTATAATGCTCTACCTATTGTGCCTAAGATTTTTCATAAACAAAATCGCAATATGGAAGTATTCGGATTTGATAGCGTTCATCTAACTATAGAAAACCAAGAATGCCATTTGTGGCTAGGCGAATCAAAGCTATACGATAATTTAAATGGAGCTATAACAAATGTTATAAAATCTATAAAAGATAATTTAAGTGACGAAATTATTCTTAATGAAGCTAGAATAATTGCAAATCCACATGAATTAGATAATCTAGCAGAACATCATAACATTCAGACAAGCACATTGACAAGTTTCAAGCAAATTATTAATGGGAATATTAAACTTGATAGATTAAAAGGCATTTTGCATGTGCCAATATCTATTATTTACGATTGTGATCATACAAAAAGCATCGAGGAAATTACCGATGATTATAAGACAATGATAAAAAACTTTCATAAGAAAAAGGGGAATAAAATATCAGAGGAAATTAAAAAACTTTCAAATGAAATTGCATATATCGATAGAATAAAATTTCACATAATTTTATTTCCTGTTCCTGACAAGAAGGAAATTGTGAGCAAAATAAATCAAATTTTTGAGAGTTACAAAAACGCTAGCTAA